A genomic window from Planococcus rifietoensis includes:
- a CDS encoding aldehyde dehydrogenase family protein, with amino-acid sequence MKKKLYVSGQWQETKDYAELFSPYSNEKIGEIPKASVSDVEAAIEAASNAQEAMEALTAYERAAILEQLVALFIEHKEQAAKIIAQESAKPLKFALGEIERTIETYKFAAEEAKRLSGEMIPMDAAKGGSNRLAYTMREPLGVVVAITPFNFPQNLVAHKVGPAIAAGNTVVLKPASQTPLSAFFLAELLDQTDLPKGAFNLVTGSGRTVGDVLVESDQVKMVTFTGSPAVGKGIRDKAGLKKVALELGSNAGMIVDEGVDLDVVVEKAIAGAFSNQGQVCISLQRIYIMDSLVDEFLSRFKTAASQLVIGDPLDAKTDLSAMISKQEQERAVQWVKESVDEGATLIAGGTVEDEVFQPTILSNVATDSKVSCQEVFAPVVIVNAIQSVEQGINEINNSDFGLQAGIFTNDIKTAFHASKKLQVGGVLINDIPTFRVDQMPYGGVKESGNGKEGLKYAIEEMTEMKLVIWNQS; translated from the coding sequence ATGAAAAAGAAACTTTATGTAAGCGGTCAATGGCAAGAAACGAAAGACTATGCAGAGTTGTTCTCTCCGTACTCCAATGAAAAAATCGGTGAAATTCCGAAAGCTTCCGTATCCGATGTGGAGGCAGCCATCGAAGCTGCGTCTAATGCACAGGAGGCCATGGAAGCATTGACTGCCTATGAGCGTGCGGCGATCCTTGAGCAATTGGTTGCGCTGTTCATTGAACATAAAGAGCAAGCAGCGAAAATCATCGCCCAAGAATCCGCCAAACCTTTGAAATTTGCCTTAGGGGAAATTGAGCGGACAATTGAAACGTATAAATTCGCGGCTGAAGAAGCGAAACGGCTGTCTGGGGAAATGATCCCGATGGACGCAGCAAAAGGCGGCAGCAATCGCTTAGCCTATACGATGCGCGAACCTTTGGGCGTCGTGGTAGCGATTACGCCGTTCAACTTTCCGCAGAATCTGGTCGCCCATAAAGTCGGGCCGGCGATAGCAGCCGGCAATACGGTCGTGTTGAAGCCGGCGTCCCAAACTCCGCTTTCGGCATTTTTCCTGGCTGAACTTCTCGATCAGACCGATTTGCCGAAGGGCGCGTTCAACTTGGTCACGGGCAGCGGCAGAACAGTCGGCGATGTATTGGTCGAGAGCGACCAAGTGAAAATGGTGACCTTTACAGGTAGCCCGGCTGTCGGCAAAGGCATCCGGGACAAGGCAGGACTGAAGAAAGTTGCCTTGGAACTGGGGTCAAATGCAGGGATGATCGTCGATGAAGGAGTCGACTTGGACGTGGTTGTGGAGAAGGCGATTGCCGGTGCCTTTTCGAACCAAGGGCAAGTGTGCATCTCCTTGCAGCGGATTTACATTATGGACAGCTTAGTGGATGAGTTTTTGTCCCGTTTCAAAACGGCGGCCAGTCAATTGGTGATCGGAGATCCACTGGATGCGAAGACCGATCTTTCAGCGATGATTTCCAAACAAGAGCAAGAGCGGGCTGTGCAGTGGGTCAAGGAATCGGTTGATGAAGGGGCCACGCTAATCGCTGGAGGGACAGTTGAAGATGAAGTGTTCCAACCGACTATCCTGTCGAATGTCGCAACAGATTCAAAAGTGTCGTGCCAGGAAGTGTTTGCGCCAGTCGTCATCGTCAACGCCATCCAATCGGTTGAGCAAGGCATTAACGAAATCAACAACTCGGATTTCGGACTTCAAGCCGGGATTTTTACGAATGATATCAAGACAGCTTTCCACGCATCGAAAAAGCTGCAGGTCGGCGGCGTATTGATCAACGATATTCCGACATTCCGTGTCGACCAGATGCCTTATGGCGGTGTGAAAGAAAGCGGCAACGGGAAAGAAGGACTTAAATACGCAATTGAAGAAATGACTGAAATGAAGTTGGTCATCTGGAATCAATCATAA
- a CDS encoding iron-containing alcohol dehydrogenase, which translates to MPISYTGWGALEQLTSEAERLNASNILIVTDPFLEELGMTQKIVEPLEAKGWKTSIYTEVVPEPPLEVGEKLVAYTKENKFDLVIGLGGGSALDLAKLAGVLATHEGKVADYLNLTGKRSLTDKGIPKILIPTTSGTGSEVTNIAVLSLESSKDVVTHDYLLPDVAIVDPELTVSLPPKVTAATGIDALTHAVEAYVSKNANPVTDGLALQAIRLISGSIRTAVEDGENKEARTNMSYGSYLAGLAFFNAGVAGVHALAYPLGGQFHISHGESNAVLLPYVMGYIRPSCEKRMKDIVEAMGVDVTQMDDQQASYTCVEELKKLVADVNIPVSLKGFDIGEDALDSLADDGIKQTRILARSPMPLEREDIYAIYHAAYSGEVAEKKTV; encoded by the coding sequence ATGCCGATCAGCTATACCGGCTGGGGGGCATTGGAGCAATTAACGAGCGAAGCGGAACGCCTGAACGCGAGCAATATCCTCATCGTCACCGACCCATTTCTGGAAGAGCTCGGGATGACGCAAAAAATCGTCGAACCGCTCGAAGCAAAAGGGTGGAAGACGAGCATCTACACAGAAGTCGTGCCGGAGCCGCCGCTTGAAGTCGGTGAAAAATTGGTTGCTTATACGAAAGAAAATAAATTCGATTTAGTCATCGGCCTGGGCGGCGGCAGTGCCTTGGACCTGGCAAAATTAGCAGGTGTCCTGGCGACCCATGAAGGGAAAGTGGCCGACTATTTGAACTTGACGGGCAAGCGTTCCTTGACGGATAAAGGCATCCCGAAAATATTGATTCCGACGACGTCTGGAACGGGTTCCGAAGTGACCAATATTGCCGTATTGTCGCTGGAATCCTCAAAAGACGTAGTCACTCATGATTATTTATTGCCGGACGTGGCGATTGTCGACCCGGAATTGACGGTTTCCTTGCCGCCGAAAGTGACAGCTGCAACAGGCATCGACGCGTTGACGCATGCGGTGGAGGCGTATGTGTCGAAAAACGCCAACCCGGTAACAGATGGCCTGGCGTTGCAGGCGATCCGCTTGATCAGCGGGTCGATCCGCACGGCAGTAGAAGACGGGGAAAACAAAGAAGCGCGCACGAATATGAGCTACGGCAGTTATTTGGCAGGATTGGCCTTTTTCAACGCTGGCGTTGCCGGTGTACACGCCTTGGCGTATCCGCTTGGCGGTCAGTTCCATATCTCGCACGGTGAATCCAATGCTGTTTTGCTTCCGTATGTCATGGGCTATATCCGCCCGAGCTGTGAGAAGAGAATGAAGGACATTGTCGAAGCGATGGGTGTCGACGTCACACAAATGGATGACCAACAAGCTTCCTATACATGCGTCGAGGAGTTGAAAAAACTCGTCGCCGACGTGAATATTCCCGTGTCGCTGAAAGGCTTCGATATTGGGGAAGACGCCTTGGACAGCTTGGCGGACGATGGCATCAAGCAAACAAGAATCTTGGCGAGAAGCCCGATGCCGCTTGAGAGAGAAGATATTTACGCAATCTACCATGCCGCCTATTCAGGAGAAGTCGCTGAAAAGAAAACGGTATGA
- a CDS encoding NADP-dependent oxidoreductase — protein MTPNTYKEIQLANRPEGTPTDSDFNFVEKNIPTIGTDELLLKTLYLSVDPYMRGRMKDQKSYVAPFELNKAITGGVLAEVIESNSDDFKQGDIVTGTLDWAQYNVADAKSVQKVDPSIAPITTRLGILGLTGLTAYFGLLDIGKPQQGETVVVSGAAGAVGSVVGQIAKLKGAHVVGIAGSQDKIDYLINELGFDEAVNYKDDNFKEAFKKTVPNGVDVYFDNVGGEVSDAVIFEINRNARVVLCGAISAYNNPEGDIGPRIQWKFITTSSMMKGFTLGDYAHDFKTGAQDLGKWLQEGKLKYEETIVEGFEKTPEAFLGLFEGSNLGKQLVKVADPEFAKL, from the coding sequence ATGACACCAAACACATACAAAGAAATCCAATTGGCGAACCGCCCAGAAGGCACGCCGACTGACAGCGACTTTAATTTTGTCGAAAAAAATATCCCGACAATCGGTACGGATGAATTATTGCTGAAAACTTTATACCTTTCCGTTGACCCGTATATGCGCGGACGCATGAAAGACCAGAAATCCTATGTGGCACCGTTCGAATTGAACAAAGCCATTACCGGCGGCGTGCTGGCTGAAGTCATCGAGTCGAATTCCGATGATTTTAAACAAGGCGATATCGTCACTGGCACATTGGACTGGGCACAGTATAATGTCGCGGATGCGAAATCAGTGCAGAAGGTTGATCCATCCATTGCACCGATTACGACTCGTCTCGGGATACTCGGCTTGACTGGCCTCACAGCCTACTTCGGCCTGCTCGATATCGGCAAGCCGCAACAAGGCGAAACGGTGGTCGTCTCAGGCGCAGCAGGAGCTGTCGGTTCAGTCGTCGGGCAGATCGCCAAATTGAAAGGCGCACACGTCGTCGGCATCGCCGGTTCACAGGATAAGATCGACTACCTGATCAACGAACTTGGATTCGATGAAGCCGTAAACTATAAAGACGATAACTTCAAAGAAGCATTCAAAAAAACCGTCCCGAACGGCGTTGACGTCTATTTTGATAATGTCGGCGGCGAGGTATCGGACGCGGTCATTTTTGAAATCAACCGCAACGCACGCGTCGTGTTGTGCGGCGCCATCTCTGCTTACAACAACCCAGAAGGAGATATCGGCCCGCGCATTCAGTGGAAATTCATCACGACGAGCTCGATGATGAAAGGCTTCACGCTCGGCGATTACGCGCATGATTTCAAAACAGGCGCACAAGATCTCGGCAAATGGCTGCAAGAAGGCAAACTGAAATACGAAGAAACGATTGTAGAAGGCTTCGAGAAAACACCGGAAGCATTCCTTGGTCTATTCGAAGGCAGCAACCTCGGCAAGCAATTGGTGAAAGTCGCTGACCCTGAGTTCGCTAAACTGTAA
- a CDS encoding NADH-dependent flavin oxidoreductase — protein sequence MNPHYKPLFEEITLPNGVVLSDRLGVAPMTTYSGNPDGTVSDGELSYYQRRAGLGSLFVSACIAVSENGIAFPNQFVAFKDDVMPRLKQLATEMKSQGSKAILQMQHGGRQGQPDLIRAGETVAPSAIAESADKPTPRALTGEEIIDIIRDFGETTRRAIEAGFDGVEIHGANTYLIQQFVSATYNQREDEWGGSLENRLKFGLAVLDEVKQVAAKHADDSFIIGYRLSPEENNADSVGYTIKETQQLVERLIEGGIHYIHVSLMEFKKAPRGMEDGDSIVQILSKQIDGRVAFVVVGGVTQPEHVVAALEEGADIVVMGRQALVDPEWTEKVKQGNEADINETIPQELVGKLDIPETMWNAITSYGMVKVDAKV from the coding sequence ATGAACCCGCACTATAAACCATTATTCGAAGAAATCACGTTGCCAAACGGCGTTGTCCTATCTGACCGTTTAGGCGTCGCACCAATGACGACCTATTCAGGAAATCCAGACGGCACTGTCTCAGATGGCGAACTTTCGTATTACCAGCGCCGTGCAGGACTCGGCAGCCTGTTCGTCTCTGCCTGCATCGCAGTTTCCGAAAACGGCATCGCCTTCCCAAATCAATTCGTCGCATTTAAAGACGACGTCATGCCGCGCTTAAAGCAACTCGCGACTGAAATGAAATCACAAGGCAGCAAAGCCATCCTGCAAATGCAGCACGGCGGTCGCCAAGGCCAGCCGGATTTGATCCGAGCGGGCGAAACGGTCGCACCGAGCGCCATCGCGGAATCTGCGGACAAGCCGACACCGCGCGCGTTGACGGGAGAAGAAATCATCGACATCATCCGCGATTTCGGTGAAACGACTCGCCGTGCGATCGAAGCCGGATTTGACGGTGTGGAAATCCACGGCGCCAACACGTATTTAATCCAGCAATTCGTCTCAGCTACTTACAACCAGCGTGAAGACGAGTGGGGCGGCAGCTTAGAGAACCGCTTGAAATTCGGTTTGGCGGTCTTGGATGAAGTGAAACAAGTGGCTGCGAAACATGCAGACGACAGCTTCATCATCGGCTACCGTTTGTCACCGGAAGAAAACAATGCCGATTCCGTTGGCTACACGATCAAAGAAACGCAACAATTAGTCGAGCGTTTGATCGAAGGCGGCATCCATTATATCCACGTATCGCTGATGGAGTTCAAAAAAGCGCCGCGCGGCATGGAAGATGGGGACAGCATCGTTCAAATCCTGTCGAAACAAATCGATGGCCGCGTCGCATTTGTTGTAGTCGGCGGCGTCACCCAGCCTGAACATGTGGTAGCTGCGCTTGAAGAAGGTGCGGACATCGTCGTCATGGGCCGCCAAGCACTGGTCGATCCGGAATGGACCGAGAAAGTGAAGCAAGGAAACGAAGCAGACATCAACGAAACTATCCCGCAAGAACTGGTCGGCAAACTCGACATCCCGGAAACGATGTGGAACGCCATCACGTCTTACGGCATGGTCAAAGTTGACGCGAAAGTATAA
- a CDS encoding DUF1643 domain-containing protein — protein MSLIPAEHLKQIFSVEAKFYHVEIENEKILMRREARIRRNGVFTTRADAVIVMINPSNCAQAGETLKSPQDAQWIPTKPNPTQYQLMNLMERQEWNLVTLINLSDICEGNIGNFNIIENQFNRMGMSHSLFQEDNAQERQALLASADHLIFAWGSSTVAKRLAAQFGLFQEGSPEKSYAHAKAWVAADNGFPRHPKPATVADRVIWLDKMDVLLQ, from the coding sequence GTGTCGCTGATTCCAGCTGAACACTTGAAGCAAATCTTTTCGGTCGAGGCAAAGTTTTATCATGTCGAAATAGAGAACGAAAAGATTCTCATGCGCCGTGAAGCACGCATCAGGCGAAATGGCGTTTTTACCACTCGAGCAGATGCGGTGATCGTCATGATCAACCCATCCAATTGTGCGCAAGCTGGCGAAACTTTAAAGAGCCCGCAGGACGCGCAGTGGATCCCCACCAAACCGAATCCGACGCAATACCAGTTGATGAATTTGATGGAGCGGCAAGAATGGAATTTGGTCACGCTCATCAATTTATCGGATATTTGCGAAGGGAACATCGGGAACTTCAACATCATTGAAAACCAGTTCAATAGAATGGGAATGTCCCACTCGCTATTTCAAGAAGATAATGCGCAAGAGCGTCAAGCTTTACTGGCGTCCGCAGATCATCTCATTTTTGCCTGGGGCTCGTCGACTGTCGCCAAAAGGCTCGCTGCACAGTTCGGCTTGTTCCAAGAGGGCAGCCCAGAAAAGTCGTATGCACATGCGAAAGCATGGGTGGCAGCTGATAATGGTTTCCCGCGCCACCCGAAACCCGCGACGGTTGCGGACCGGGTTATCTGGTTAGATAAGATGGATGTCTTGCTTCAATAA
- a CDS encoding DinB family protein — MDYRIKEQTGFSPKVGELVSMLEYTRAVTLADVEGLSTEELDYLADGHSNSIGALLMHVAAIEFVYQVIAFENRDLTERELEQWIVPLELGDRARNEIRGHSLDYYLDEFKKVRDRTLSLLESVDDSWLYEEGQYFNGVIYNKYYLWFHVVEDETSHRGQIRILKRMLKS, encoded by the coding sequence ATGGACTACCGGATCAAAGAGCAAACAGGATTCTCGCCGAAAGTCGGTGAACTTGTCTCGATGCTCGAGTATACGCGCGCGGTTACATTGGCGGATGTGGAAGGTTTGTCGACGGAAGAGCTTGATTATTTGGCTGACGGACATTCGAATTCGATCGGGGCGCTATTGATGCACGTGGCGGCGATTGAATTTGTCTACCAGGTCATCGCATTCGAAAACCGTGACTTGACGGAGCGAGAACTGGAGCAATGGATTGTCCCGCTTGAACTGGGGGACAGGGCAAGAAATGAAATTCGCGGCCATTCACTTGATTATTACCTGGATGAATTTAAAAAGGTCCGGGACCGTACGCTATCGCTATTGGAAAGTGTCGACGATAGCTGGTTGTACGAAGAAGGGCAGTACTTTAACGGAGTTATCTACAATAAGTATTATCTCTGGTTTCATGTTGTGGAAGATGAAACAAGCCACCGGGGGCAGATCCGGATTCTCAAGCGGATGCTTAAATCATGA
- a CDS encoding LysR family transcriptional regulator encodes MDLLQMRYFQEVAKHQHLTKAAQALNVSQPALSKTISKLEQRLGYKLFNRSGRKIQLNPLGEAYLQVVDNVFREIQKGEKELAFLAEKQNNLVSVAVTIPTILPELLAGFLDVYPNARFRQYQAFAERLKNQLESGEIDVAISTFPIEGEDLEWRPIIEEEIFLAVPSSHPLADREDIALIEVKNDPFIVMPPGYGFRDMTEQFCGEAGFYPDFAFEGDETGVTYELVSKGLGVAFSPSLIRSKRLSTLPVKELRISQPVCTRTVGLVWHKDRHQTDAVQEFIRYATGFLEQVKAQASS; translated from the coding sequence ATGGATTTATTGCAAATGCGCTATTTCCAGGAAGTAGCCAAGCACCAGCATTTAACGAAAGCTGCACAAGCTTTGAACGTTTCACAACCCGCCCTCAGCAAAACCATTTCCAAGCTCGAACAGCGCCTGGGCTATAAACTATTCAACCGCTCCGGCCGGAAAATCCAATTGAACCCGCTTGGCGAGGCCTATTTACAAGTCGTCGATAATGTTTTTCGGGAAATCCAAAAAGGCGAAAAGGAATTGGCGTTTTTGGCGGAAAAGCAAAACAATCTCGTCTCTGTCGCCGTGACCATCCCAACCATCTTGCCTGAACTGCTCGCCGGGTTTCTAGATGTCTATCCGAATGCGCGCTTCCGCCAATACCAGGCATTTGCGGAGCGTTTGAAAAACCAACTTGAAAGCGGCGAAATCGATGTCGCCATTTCCACCTTTCCGATTGAAGGAGAAGATTTGGAATGGCGCCCGATCATCGAAGAAGAAATTTTTCTCGCCGTCCCGTCCAGCCATCCACTTGCCGATCGCGAAGACATCGCATTGATCGAAGTAAAAAATGATCCTTTTATCGTCATGCCCCCGGGCTACGGGTTCCGGGACATGACCGAGCAATTTTGCGGAGAAGCCGGTTTCTATCCTGACTTCGCGTTTGAAGGAGATGAAACGGGTGTCACGTATGAGCTGGTCTCCAAAGGGCTCGGCGTCGCTTTCAGCCCGTCCCTCATCCGAAGCAAGCGCCTTTCGACTCTGCCAGTGAAAGAATTGAGAATCTCTCAGCCCGTCTGTACACGCACCGTCGGATTGGTGTGGCATAAAGACCGTCATCAAACCGACGCCGTCCAGGAATTCATCCGCTATGCCACTGGCTTTTTAGAACAGGTAAAAGCACAAGCATCGTCATGA
- a CDS encoding GMC family oxidoreductase, whose product MATKLPKVPVVVVGMGWAGGIVSAELTKAGIPVVGLERGKDRKTSDYLMAHDELRYQHREELMQDLSKETITHRNNEKMRALPMRDYGTFIVGDGVGGAGSHWNGQTYRFLPYDFEIKSMTDEKYGPGKLGADYPIQDWGLTYDEMEPYYDTFEKMAGISGETVESYGKRSNPYPTGPMLKTPIMKMFEEATKNLGYTPYVLPSANLSEAYENPDGISRGACQYCAFCENFGCEYGAKADPAVTVIPVAKDTGQLDLRTHSNVTEILNDGTKATGVLYIDMITGEEFEQPAEVVVVTSYVFNNVRLLLNSGLGKPYDSKSNTGVIGKNYAYQVSSASSMMFFEDQEFNLYGGAGALGIEIPEYVGDNFDHSDLKFIHGAGIRVTQYGNRPIANNVVPKGTPAWGAEFKSQSIKYSNSFFPVKSQGASMPYRYNYLDLDPTYKDAYGKPLLRMTFDYTEHDRELVKYISQKTHEIAEEIGADIIDTNDTQNDFNVNKDTNTHNTGGVIMGTDPETSAVNTYLQMWDADNVFVVGASAFPHNSSFNPTGTLGALSYRASEGIQRYLDEGGSLV is encoded by the coding sequence ATGGCTACAAAATTGCCTAAAGTACCCGTCGTCGTTGTCGGCATGGGCTGGGCTGGCGGGATTGTCTCGGCAGAATTGACAAAAGCCGGTATCCCGGTCGTCGGCCTCGAACGCGGGAAAGACCGCAAGACGAGCGATTATTTGATGGCGCACGACGAGCTGCGCTATCAGCACCGCGAAGAATTGATGCAGGATCTATCGAAAGAAACGATCACGCATCGCAATAACGAAAAGATGCGTGCCTTGCCGATGCGTGATTACGGCACCTTCATCGTCGGCGACGGCGTGGGCGGCGCCGGGTCGCATTGGAACGGCCAAACTTACCGCTTCTTGCCGTATGACTTCGAAATCAAATCGATGACCGATGAAAAATATGGCCCCGGCAAACTCGGCGCAGATTACCCGATCCAGGATTGGGGACTGACTTATGATGAGATGGAGCCGTATTACGATACGTTCGAAAAGATGGCGGGGATTTCCGGTGAGACAGTCGAATCCTACGGCAAACGCTCAAATCCTTATCCGACCGGCCCGATGCTTAAAACGCCCATCATGAAAATGTTTGAAGAAGCGACGAAAAATCTCGGCTATACACCATACGTCTTGCCGTCCGCCAATTTATCGGAAGCGTACGAAAACCCGGATGGCATTTCACGCGGCGCCTGCCAGTACTGCGCGTTTTGCGAGAACTTCGGCTGTGAGTACGGCGCGAAAGCAGACCCTGCCGTGACCGTCATCCCCGTCGCCAAAGATACCGGGCAATTGGATTTACGCACCCATTCCAATGTCACCGAAATCTTGAACGACGGGACAAAAGCGACCGGCGTCCTCTACATCGACATGATCACCGGCGAAGAATTTGAACAGCCAGCAGAAGTTGTCGTTGTGACCAGCTACGTCTTCAATAACGTCCGCTTGTTGTTGAACTCAGGCCTCGGCAAACCGTATGACTCGAAATCCAACACTGGCGTGATCGGTAAAAACTATGCTTATCAAGTCAGCTCGGCTTCTTCGATGATGTTTTTCGAAGACCAGGAATTCAATTTATACGGCGGCGCCGGTGCTTTGGGAATCGAAATCCCGGAATACGTAGGCGACAATTTCGACCATTCAGACTTGAAGTTCATCCACGGTGCAGGCATCCGCGTCACGCAGTATGGCAACCGGCCGATTGCCAATAATGTCGTTCCAAAAGGCACGCCAGCATGGGGCGCGGAGTTCAAGAGCCAATCGATCAAATACAGCAATAGCTTCTTCCCGGTCAAATCGCAAGGTGCCAGCATGCCTTACCGCTACAATTACCTGGATTTGGATCCGACCTATAAAGATGCTTACGGCAAACCTTTGCTACGCATGACCTTTGATTACACAGAACACGACCGTGAACTAGTGAAGTATATTTCGCAAAAAACGCATGAAATTGCAGAAGAAATCGGTGCGGATATCATTGATACAAACGACACCCAAAACGATTTCAACGTCAATAAAGACACCAATACGCACAATACAGGCGGCGTCATCATGGGGACAGACCCTGAAACCTCTGCCGTTAATACGTATTTGCAGATGTGGGACGCTGACAACGTCTTCGTCGTTGGCGCTTCCGCTTTCCCGCACAATAGCTCCTTCAACCCGACCGGAACGCTCGGCGCGCTTTCCTACCGTGCATCGGAAGGCATCCAGCGCTACTTGGATGAAGGCGGCTCACTCGTATAA
- a CDS encoding gluconate 2-dehydrogenase subunit 3 family protein, whose amino-acid sequence MAEDAKSPAKKGSTRREFLRNSGLTVGGVVLGGALGSLLGGKEQVATHDVAPAPQLTVNPAEALQFFTPDQYRLTQAAAERIYPKDDHGPGAMELNAAIYIDHQLASPWGINSKEYMAAPFFEAEETQGSQIRILRKDLFLLGLKALDAYSQKQYDNPFIDLEPEQQDQVLTDFSDGKVPDISGVKSPLFFSLLRTLTIEGVYADPLYGGNKNMEGWAMRKYPGSRMAYVKEIQQDEFVELPPQGLNSHMGH is encoded by the coding sequence ATGGCAGAAGACGCTAAATCCCCGGCGAAAAAAGGATCGACACGGCGCGAGTTTCTGAGGAATTCGGGACTCACGGTAGGCGGTGTCGTATTGGGCGGCGCGCTCGGCAGCCTGCTCGGCGGCAAAGAACAAGTCGCTACACACGATGTCGCCCCTGCCCCGCAGCTGACGGTCAACCCGGCAGAAGCGCTTCAATTCTTCACTCCCGATCAATACCGATTGACCCAAGCCGCAGCCGAACGCATTTATCCGAAAGACGATCACGGCCCCGGCGCGATGGAATTGAACGCGGCCATCTACATAGACCATCAGCTCGCAAGCCCGTGGGGAATCAATTCCAAAGAATACATGGCTGCGCCTTTCTTTGAAGCCGAAGAAACACAAGGCAGCCAAATCCGCATCCTGCGCAAAGATTTATTCCTTCTTGGCTTGAAAGCACTCGATGCCTATAGCCAGAAACAATACGATAATCCATTCATCGACCTCGAACCGGAACAGCAGGATCAGGTCTTGACGGATTTCAGCGACGGCAAGGTACCGGATATTTCAGGCGTCAAATCGCCGCTGTTCTTCAGCTTGCTGCGCACCTTGACGATCGAAGGCGTCTATGCCGACCCGTTATATGGCGGCAATAAAAATATGGAGGGCTGGGCGATGCGTAAATACCCAGGCTCCCGCATGGCGTACGTCAAAGAAATTCAACAGGACGAATTTGTGGAATTGCCGCCTCAAGGCTTGAACAGCCATATGGGGCATTGA
- the tatA gene encoding twin-arginine translocase TatA/TatE family subunit: protein MPNIGVPGLILILVIALIVFGPAKLPQLGRAVGETLKEFKSSTKELMSDDDATDKTNDTKETKKD, encoded by the coding sequence ATGCCGAATATCGGAGTCCCAGGACTGATTTTGATTTTAGTGATCGCGTTGATCGTTTTTGGGCCGGCGAAGCTTCCGCAACTTGGGCGGGCTGTCGGAGAAACCTTGAAAGAGTTCAAAAGCTCAACGAAAGAATTGATGAGCGATGACGATGCGACTGACAAAACCAATGATACAAAAGAAACGAAAAAGGACTGA
- the tatC gene encoding twin-arginine translocase subunit TatC, translated as MEQEFTLIEHLTDLRKRLIITVLAFIASLAAGFASAAHILNFIKLQPTAVNVDWNVFGFTDGIMIYFKCALVLAVLLTLPVALHQTWLFVKPALSETEEKGTYVYIPASFLLFLLGVSFSYFIMFPMMLNFMSDINQSIGATETYGMSQYFTFLFNLVIPVGLVFEMPLIVMFLTKLGIVTPQSLRKMRKIAYFVLVVVGVLISPPDFLSDVLIIVPLFALFEISIIISAITMKRSAKNKLEQKA; from the coding sequence ATGGAACAGGAATTCACGCTTATCGAACATTTAACGGATCTTAGGAAACGGCTGATCATCACCGTGCTGGCGTTTATCGCATCACTCGCCGCAGGATTTGCGAGCGCTGCGCACATCTTGAATTTCATCAAGTTGCAGCCGACAGCGGTGAATGTCGATTGGAACGTTTTCGGCTTTACCGATGGCATCATGATTTATTTTAAATGTGCATTGGTCTTGGCGGTGTTGTTGACATTGCCGGTGGCGCTGCATCAAACCTGGCTATTCGTCAAACCTGCTTTATCGGAGACGGAGGAAAAAGGGACCTATGTTTATATCCCGGCATCGTTCTTATTGTTTCTGCTCGGGGTGAGCTTCAGCTATTTCATCATGTTCCCGATGATGCTGAACTTCATGTCGGATATCAATCAGTCGATCGGGGCTACGGAAACCTATGGGATGAGCCAATATTTCACCTTCCTATTCAATTTGGTCATTCCGGTCGGACTGGTCTTCGAGATGCCGCTTATCGTTATGTTTTTGACGAAGCTTGGCATCGTCACGCCGCAATCGCTGCGGAAAATGCGCAAAATCGCTTACTTCGTTTTGGTGGTGGTCGGGGTGTTGATTTCACCGCCTGACTTTCTATCGGATGTGCTGATCATTGTGCCGCTGTTTGCGCTATTTGAAATCAGCATCATCATTTCAGCCATCACGATGAAGCGCTCGGCGAAAAACAAATTGGAACAGAAAGCATGA
- the tatA gene encoding twin-arginine translocase TatA/TatE family subunit yields the protein MPNIGIPGLVLILIIALIVFGPAKLPQLGKAAGQTLKEFKSSTKGVIDEVSEEFKMNDASGQEAKRNDDKKN from the coding sequence ATGCCGAATATAGGAATCCCAGGATTGGTTTTGATCTTGATCATTGCCTTGATCGTCTTCGGTCCAGCCAAACTGCCACAGCTAGGAAAAGCGGCAGGGCAGACTTTGAAGGAATTTAAAAGTTCGACAAAAGGCGTCATTGATGAGGTCTCAGAAGAATTCAAGATGAATGATGCAAGCGGTCAAGAAGCAAAAAGAAATGACGACAAGAAAAACTAA